A window of the Thalassospira indica genome harbors these coding sequences:
- a CDS encoding class I SAM-dependent methyltransferase: MSQKVRELYEQFPYPLRDPGQEKDRLLMPPIDTLSRVNHYCFGGTKEFDAKFRALVAGGGTGDSLIWLAEQLGGVGGSVTYLEPSTASTRVARARAEARGLSNIEYVNQTISEFTKSKPDLFDYINCAGVLHHLEDPEEGLRDLTSVLKADGAMGIMVYGEHGRLAVTEWRKMIAPLLDGKDLLQQLAMTRTLLSALPEDNMLLKMGGGAGFIKGLLENDPEIVDLLLHPVECAYDVHGVYDFASSADLHVAAFTGFFGFGGTGKAHYKIDNLVRDPALLRELAAKPLRDQQAFCERFSGAMPLHAFYLTREDKGQAAEMLPDAELAPYFFVSPSETFFDDLVALSGQPVLIEDGTGNAVDLTGGPDLARLLAVFDGKNTVAELVAILRDEILDTQPIDMNSIAINTLGAVWALFHKFDWMLASRPDGWQKTDGERTLRVRKV, translated from the coding sequence ATGTCCCAGAAAGTGCGCGAGCTTTATGAACAGTTTCCCTATCCCTTGCGCGATCCCGGGCAGGAAAAAGACCGGCTGTTAATGCCGCCAATCGATACCCTGTCACGGGTCAATCATTACTGCTTTGGCGGCACAAAGGAATTTGATGCCAAATTCCGCGCACTTGTTGCTGGTGGCGGCACAGGCGATTCCCTGATCTGGTTGGCCGAACAACTGGGCGGTGTCGGCGGATCGGTGACCTATCTTGAACCGTCCACGGCCAGTACTAGGGTTGCCCGTGCACGGGCGGAGGCACGCGGTCTTTCAAATATCGAATACGTCAATCAAACCATCTCGGAATTTACCAAATCCAAACCCGATCTGTTTGATTACATCAATTGTGCCGGTGTATTGCATCATCTCGAAGACCCGGAAGAAGGTTTGCGTGATCTGACCTCGGTGCTTAAGGCTGATGGTGCGATGGGCATCATGGTGTATGGCGAACATGGTCGCCTTGCCGTGACCGAGTGGCGCAAAATGATCGCGCCGTTACTTGATGGCAAAGATCTGCTGCAACAGTTGGCGATGACGCGGACATTGTTGTCGGCCCTGCCCGAAGACAACATGCTGCTTAAAATGGGCGGTGGTGCGGGGTTCATCAAAGGGTTGCTTGAAAACGATCCGGAAATCGTTGATTTGTTGCTTCATCCTGTTGAGTGCGCCTATGACGTTCACGGTGTGTACGATTTCGCGTCTTCTGCGGACCTTCATGTCGCGGCCTTCACAGGCTTCTTCGGGTTCGGGGGAACCGGCAAGGCCCATTACAAGATAGACAATCTGGTGCGTGATCCTGCATTGCTACGCGAACTGGCGGCCAAGCCGCTTCGCGATCAGCAGGCATTTTGTGAACGGTTCAGTGGTGCCATGCCGTTGCACGCATTCTACCTGACCCGCGAGGACAAGGGCCAAGCTGCCGAAATGCTGCCAGATGCGGAACTTGCCCCGTACTTCTTTGTATCGCCCAGCGAGACCTTCTTTGATGATCTGGTGGCTCTTTCCGGTCAACCGGTTCTGATCGAAGATGGCACGGGCAATGCGGTTGATCTGACGGGCGGGCCGGATCTGGCACGCTTGCTGGCGGTATTTGACGGCAAGAACACGGTCGCAGAGCTTGTTGCCATTTTGCGCGATGAAATTCTTGATACCCAACCGATTGATATGAATTCGATTGCGATCAATACGCTTGGCGCAGTCTGGGCGCTGTTTCACAAGTTCGACTGGATGTTGGCATCCAGGCCGGACGGTTGGCAAAAAACCGATGGTGAACGCACTCTTCGCGTGCGCAAGGTCTGA
- the smc gene encoding chromosome segregation protein SMC: protein MVQFKSLKLTGFKSFVDSTDLLVEDGLTGVVGPNGCGKSNLVEALRWVMGETSAKQMRGSDMSDVIFGGTSSRPARNVAEVSVTLDNSERKAPAMFNDFDMLEVTRRIERGGGSNYRVNGKDVRARDVQLLFADAATGARSNAMVSQGKIGALIGAKPIQRRLILEEAAGITGLHSRRHEAELRLKNAEQNMERLEDVLVQLDGQIASLQKQARQAERYRKLSESVRETEALLFHIRWTEAAKRQSDARELLVAGESAVRDLTSSVTEATTVQAHIAASLPDLRKKEAEAAAALQRLLIEREGLDKDKAQIETQMSQLRGRIQQIDADLTREAELASDAQGALEKLKNEREELREAQGGEDDALDEAREMASEKALRVEELEADVDQMTNKVAEEEARLKSVQQRLSELNARRARLTERHDEAVAKLDDIRIEADFSEALEEASMHLEECEELVEQRKMAVEEAEMRLAEMRDREDGLKTAESDARDALRDVESRKARLTAEIEALESLLRGGDDDKYPGVIEHITVKGGFELAMAAALGEDLDAPDSTDAAMHWATIDPATDDPALPDGVSALAKYVEAPALLNRRLWQIGIVEDEATGNFLAKNLKVGQRLVSREGALWRWDGYRILAGAELPAAVRLRQRNRLEELRGELEEADAVVEAATERAEIASENVERLDEEIEAARTAEQEAHRAVRDAENTASSAREEIANIKRDASAIESRLQNAEEAEKRAKQDLDELIAEQEELAALPEESSEGLMEIKAELIEKRANLADARADHMEARSQLERMQSTMSGRRKRLEFVENEIASWNERASGAGERVAELRERQEEARMEIEELELKPEEIEERRAVLSDRIELSDQTRKDAADELQRAENAQREADINLREAEQKLAEAREGRVRCEALLEQAEQHRRDLIERIRERVNATPDQLVELGQIDLTKDLPSEGDIEARLQRQTRERENLGAVNLRAEVELAEMQEQKDTMVSERDDLIAAIEKLRNGINQLNREARARLKAAFDEVDKHFQQLFVRLFGGGGAHLMLTDADDPLEAGLEIMASPPGKKLQHLSLLSGGEQALTAVALLFAVFLTNPAPICVLDEVDAPLDDANVDRFCKLLEAIGRHANTRFLVITHHRMTMARMNRLFGVTMAERGVSSLVSVDLHQAEVYSKKEQTELDFTS, encoded by the coding sequence TTGGTCCAGTTTAAATCGCTAAAGCTGACGGGGTTCAAATCCTTCGTCGATTCAACAGATTTATTGGTTGAAGACGGGCTGACCGGTGTTGTCGGCCCGAACGGCTGTGGCAAATCCAATCTTGTTGAAGCACTGCGTTGGGTGATGGGGGAAACATCGGCCAAGCAGATGCGTGGGTCCGACATGTCCGACGTCATTTTTGGCGGCACATCGTCGCGCCCGGCGCGCAACGTCGCCGAAGTATCCGTCACCCTTGATAACAGCGAGCGCAAGGCGCCCGCGATGTTCAATGACTTTGACATGCTTGAAGTCACACGCCGCATCGAACGCGGCGGTGGGTCAAACTATCGCGTGAATGGTAAGGATGTGCGCGCCCGTGATGTGCAATTGCTGTTTGCTGATGCCGCGACAGGTGCGCGATCAAATGCGATGGTGTCTCAGGGCAAGATTGGCGCGCTGATTGGCGCCAAACCGATCCAGCGTCGTTTGATCCTTGAAGAGGCAGCGGGCATTACCGGCCTGCATTCACGCCGTCATGAGGCCGAGCTGCGCCTTAAGAACGCCGAACAGAATATGGAACGTCTTGAAGACGTCTTGGTTCAGCTTGACGGTCAGATCGCCTCCCTGCAGAAACAGGCACGACAGGCTGAACGCTATCGCAAACTTTCTGAAAGTGTCCGCGAGACCGAGGCCCTGTTGTTCCATATCCGCTGGACCGAAGCCGCGAAACGTCAGTCAGACGCGCGCGAGTTGCTGGTCGCTGGCGAAAGTGCAGTACGTGATCTGACTTCATCGGTGACCGAGGCCACCACGGTTCAGGCCCATATTGCGGCAAGCCTGCCCGATCTTCGCAAAAAAGAGGCCGAGGCCGCCGCCGCCCTGCAGCGTCTTTTGATCGAGCGAGAAGGCCTTGATAAGGACAAGGCGCAGATCGAAACGCAAATGAGCCAATTGCGTGGGCGTATCCAGCAAATTGATGCCGACCTCACACGTGAGGCGGAGCTGGCAAGTGATGCACAGGGCGCGCTTGAAAAACTCAAGAACGAGCGTGAAGAACTCCGCGAGGCCCAAGGCGGCGAAGATGACGCCCTTGATGAAGCTCGCGAAATGGCATCCGAAAAGGCCCTTCGCGTCGAAGAACTTGAAGCCGACGTTGATCAAATGACCAACAAGGTCGCTGAGGAAGAGGCGCGCCTTAAATCGGTACAACAGCGTTTAAGCGAACTGAATGCCCGTCGTGCGCGTTTGACCGAACGCCATGACGAAGCCGTCGCCAAGCTTGACGATATCCGTATTGAAGCTGACTTTTCCGAGGCCCTTGAAGAAGCAAGCATGCATCTTGAAGAGTGCGAGGAACTTGTCGAACAGCGCAAAATGGCCGTTGAAGAGGCAGAGATGCGCTTGGCCGAAATGCGTGATCGGGAAGATGGCCTGAAAACTGCCGAAAGTGATGCGCGTGATGCGCTGCGCGATGTCGAAAGCCGCAAGGCGCGCCTGACGGCCGAGATCGAAGCGCTTGAAAGTCTTTTGCGCGGTGGTGACGATGACAAGTATCCCGGGGTGATCGAACACATCACGGTAAAAGGCGGGTTTGAGCTTGCGATGGCCGCGGCCCTTGGTGAAGACCTCGATGCACCGGATTCAACCGATGCGGCCATGCATTGGGCAACCATTGATCCGGCTACTGATGACCCCGCACTGCCCGATGGCGTCAGTGCGCTTGCCAAATATGTCGAGGCACCTGCCCTTTTGAACCGCCGTCTGTGGCAGATCGGCATTGTTGAAGACGAAGCAACCGGTAACTTCCTTGCCAAAAACCTCAAGGTCGGTCAGCGCCTTGTTTCACGTGAAGGTGCGCTTTGGCGGTGGGATGGCTACCGCATTCTGGCGGGTGCTGAATTGCCTGCAGCAGTGCGGTTGCGTCAGCGTAACCGCCTTGAAGAATTGCGTGGCGAACTGGAAGAAGCCGACGCAGTGGTCGAGGCCGCAACCGAGCGGGCCGAGATTGCCAGTGAAAATGTCGAACGGCTGGATGAAGAAATTGAAGCGGCCCGCACTGCCGAGCAGGAAGCACACCGTGCGGTCCGCGATGCCGAAAACACCGCATCATCCGCCCGCGAGGAAATCGCCAATATCAAACGTGATGCCAGCGCAATCGAAAGCCGCCTTCAGAACGCCGAAGAGGCCGAAAAGCGCGCCAAGCAGGACCTTGATGAACTGATTGCCGAACAGGAAGAACTCGCCGCCCTGCCAGAGGAAAGCAGCGAGGGCCTGATGGAAATCAAGGCCGAGCTGATCGAAAAACGCGCCAATCTGGCCGATGCGCGTGCGGACCATATGGAAGCCCGCAGCCAGCTTGAACGCATGCAAAGCACCATGTCAGGCCGCCGCAAGCGCCTTGAATTCGTTGAAAACGAAATTGCCAGCTGGAACGAACGTGCTTCGGGGGCTGGCGAGCGGGTCGCCGAATTGCGCGAACGCCAGGAAGAAGCACGCATGGAGATCGAGGAGCTTGAACTCAAGCCCGAAGAGATCGAAGAACGCCGCGCGGTTCTGTCAGACCGGATTGAGCTTTCCGATCAGACCCGCAAGGATGCCGCTGATGAATTGCAGCGTGCCGAAAATGCCCAGCGCGAAGCGGATATCAACCTGCGCGAAGCCGAACAGAAACTGGCCGAGGCCCGCGAAGGTCGTGTGCGCTGTGAAGCGCTGCTTGAGCAAGCCGAACAGCATCGCCGCGATTTGATCGAACGTATCCGCGAACGTGTTAACGCGACCCCAGATCAGTTGGTTGAACTGGGCCAGATTGATCTGACCAAGGATTTGCCAAGCGAAGGCGACATCGAAGCCCGCCTGCAACGCCAGACCCGCGAACGCGAAAATCTTGGTGCGGTTAACTTGCGTGCCGAGGTCGAACTGGCCGAGATGCAGGAACAGAAAGACACCATGGTGTCCGAACGCGATGATTTGATTGCTGCCATTGAAAAACTGCGCAATGGCATCAATCAGCTCAACCGCGAAGCCCGTGCTCGTTTGAAGGCGGCCTTTGATGAGGTGGACAAGCATTTCCAGCAACTGTTTGTCCGTCTGTTTGGTGGCGGTGGCGCGCATCTGATGCTGACCGATGCGGATGATCCGCTTGAAGCCGGGCTTGAAATCATGGCATCGCCGCCAGGCAAAAAGCTTCAGCATTTGTCACTTCTGTCAGGGGGCGAACAGGCTCTGACGGCTGTTGCATTGCTGTTTGCGGTCTTCCTGACCAACCCGGCGCCTATCTGCGTCCTTGACGAGGTTGACGCACCGCTGGATGACGCCAACGTCGACCGTTTCTGCAAGTTGCTGGAAGCGATCGGCCGTCATGCCAATACCCGCTTCCTGGTCATCACCCACCACCGTATGACCATGGCCCGCATGAACCGCCTGTTTGGTGTGACCATGGCCGAACGCGGCGTGTCCTCGCTGGTATCGGTCGACCTGCATCAGGCAGAAGTCTATTCCAAGAAAGAACAGACCGAGCTCGACTTCACCAGCTAA
- a CDS encoding DsbA family protein, with product MLKAVKFLACAFLMMVGVASTQQAQAVEWKEHVLGDENAPVTMIEYASLTCPHCAAFHTEVLPEIKEKLIDTGKLKLIFRDYPLDGVALRAAAIAQCAGEDRYFGVLGMLFKSQMTWARSDDPIASIKEVVRFAGMTGDAVDACMADQELIDGIVASRMKGEQEHNVNSTPSFILDGDTIAGSRDAEFFIDKVEDLID from the coding sequence TTGCTAAAGGCAGTTAAGTTTCTTGCTTGTGCGTTTTTGATGATGGTTGGGGTCGCAAGCACCCAACAGGCACAGGCAGTTGAATGGAAAGAACATGTGCTGGGCGACGAAAATGCGCCGGTCACGATGATTGAATATGCATCTTTGACCTGCCCGCATTGTGCGGCCTTCCACACCGAAGTTCTGCCTGAGATCAAGGAAAAGCTGATTGATACCGGCAAACTGAAACTGATTTTCCGCGACTATCCGCTGGATGGTGTTGCGCTGCGTGCGGCGGCAATCGCACAGTGCGCGGGTGAAGATCGTTATTTCGGTGTGCTTGGCATGCTGTTCAAATCCCAGATGACCTGGGCACGTTCCGACGATCCGATTGCCAGCATCAAGGAAGTGGTTCGCTTTGCCGGGATGACCGGTGATGCTGTCGATGCCTGCATGGCAGACCAGGAGCTGATTGATGGGATCGTTGCATCGCGTATGAAGGGTGAACAGGAACACAACGTCAATTCGACGCCGAGTTTCATCCTTGATGGCGACACGATTGCCGGTTCGCGTGATGCGGAATTCTTTATCGATAAAGTCGAAGACCTGATCGACTAA
- a CDS encoding DUF721 domain-containing protein, with product MSKKKDSVGTKSGSVMDQPSKSVAPKKKQGFVPLGSWERRMGLRNVAPLVGNLTRPLVRKRGFFQTEIILHWAEIVGRDLEQYTMPLKYSPPPKESMAGGTLLIRVVGPVALELQHRMPQIIERVNSYFGYRAINKITMLQGDISRPERTVHRPTDVPEADISPTSQADLEKIEDPHLREVLTRLGRHIAGASGGLRPKTGKK from the coding sequence GTGAGCAAGAAAAAAGATAGTGTTGGTACGAAAAGTGGCTCGGTGATGGATCAGCCATCCAAATCCGTTGCGCCCAAAAAGAAGCAGGGCTTTGTCCCGCTGGGCAGCTGGGAACGTCGGATGGGCCTGCGTAATGTTGCCCCCCTTGTTGGCAACCTGACCCGACCGCTGGTGCGCAAGCGCGGCTTTTTCCAAACGGAAATCATCCTGCATTGGGCCGAGATCGTCGGACGTGATCTTGAACAATATACCATGCCGCTGAAATACAGCCCGCCGCCCAAGGAAAGCATGGCCGGTGGTACGTTGCTGATCCGGGTTGTCGGGCCGGTCGCCCTTGAGCTGCAACACCGCATGCCGCAGATCATCGAACGGGTGAACAGTTATTTTGGCTATCGTGCGATCAACAAGATCACGATGCTTCAGGGCGATATTTCAAGGCCCGAACGGACCGTTCACCGCCCGACCGACGTGCCCGAGGCCGACATCAGCCCAACCAGTCAGGCCGACCTCGAAAAGATCGAAGATCCGCATCTTCGCGAAGTTCTGACCCGCCTTGGTCGTCACATCGCCGGTGCAAGCGGCGGTTTGCGTCCCAAAACAGGCAAGAAATAA
- the mutY gene encoding A/G-specific adenine glycosylase, whose translation MLEWYDRHHRTLPWRSEPGDTPDPYHVWLSEIMLQQTTVQTVGPYFAAFLKRWPTVTDLANAELDDVLHAWQGLGYYARARNLHKCAKVVASEYDGVFPDTEEGLLKLPGIGPYTACAVAAIAFNRHASPVDGNIERVISRLFALETPLPDVKPEIKEKSAALTPSDRPGDYAQALMDLGATVCTPRNPACGICPWQADCEGRKSGIAPDLPKKRKKDPKPTRVGYAFWIRREDDGRILVRRRPEKGLLGGLYEVPGSDWRAIEAPDDVMLSEAPVSANWSELDGTVGHTFTHFHLNVSVLATTLPADHADKLEGSWTTIDGLSDFALPTIMKKIVRHALKYGPA comes from the coding sequence ATGCTGGAGTGGTACGACCGCCATCACCGCACCCTGCCCTGGCGATCAGAACCAGGCGATACGCCAGATCCCTATCATGTCTGGCTCAGCGAAATCATGCTGCAACAAACCACTGTGCAAACGGTGGGACCGTATTTTGCTGCGTTCTTGAAACGCTGGCCAACCGTGACCGACCTTGCCAATGCCGAACTTGATGACGTTTTGCATGCCTGGCAGGGGCTGGGATATTACGCACGGGCGCGCAACCTGCACAAATGCGCCAAGGTTGTCGCATCGGAATATGACGGCGTTTTCCCCGATACCGAGGAAGGGTTGCTGAAACTGCCGGGTATCGGCCCCTATACCGCCTGCGCAGTTGCCGCCATTGCCTTTAACCGCCATGCAAGCCCGGTGGATGGCAATATCGAACGGGTGATTTCACGCCTGTTTGCGCTGGAAACGCCGTTGCCCGACGTCAAACCGGAAATCAAGGAAAAGTCGGCTGCCCTGACCCCATCCGACCGCCCCGGCGATTATGCCCAGGCATTGATGGATCTGGGGGCGACGGTCTGCACACCGCGCAATCCCGCGTGCGGCATTTGCCCATGGCAGGCCGATTGCGAGGGTCGCAAATCAGGCATCGCGCCCGACCTTCCCAAGAAACGCAAAAAGGACCCCAAACCAACCCGGGTTGGTTATGCGTTTTGGATCCGGCGCGAAGATGATGGCCGCATTCTGGTGCGCCGCCGCCCGGAAAAGGGACTGCTGGGTGGTTTGTATGAAGTGCCCGGTAGTGACTGGCGGGCAATTGAGGCGCCCGATGATGTGATGTTGTCCGAGGCACCGGTTTCCGCCAATTGGTCGGAACTTGACGGTACGGTCGGCCATACCTTCACGCATTTTCATCTAAATGTCAGCGTGTTGGCCACGACCCTGCCCGCTGATCATGCCGATAAACTTGAAGGTAGCTGGACAACCATTGACGGGCTTTCGGACTTTGCGCTGCCGACCATCATGAAAAAGATCGTCCGACATGCCCTGAAATACGGGCCCGCCTGA
- a CDS encoding site-specific DNA-methyltransferase gives MTKKTSLPLDQVMVGDCIELMNSLPEKSVDLIFADPPYNLQLGGDLLRPNNSKVDAVDDHWDQFDSFRHYDEFTRDWLTAARRVLKDTGAIWVIGSYHNIYRVGNMLQDIGYWILNDIVWRKTNPMPNFRGKRFCNAHETLLWCSKSEEQKAITFNYEAMKQLNEGLQMRSDWLMPICSGSERLKDDKGKKVHPTQKPEALLQRVLMATTRQGDVVLDPFFGTGTTGAAARRLGRHFIGLEREESYAEAARERISKVQMLDGDSLELTESKRSLPRIPFGAVIERGLLSPGDKIYDNRGNVAAMVRADGSISHKDNAGSIHQIGAHVQGAQACNGWTYWHYKCDGRLVSIDNLRSQLRKEMGQVPA, from the coding sequence ATGACAAAGAAGACATCTTTACCACTTGATCAGGTGATGGTTGGCGATTGCATCGAACTGATGAACAGCCTGCCGGAAAAATCCGTCGATCTGATTTTTGCCGATCCGCCCTATAACCTTCAGCTTGGCGGCGATCTTCTGCGCCCGAACAATTCCAAGGTCGACGCTGTTGACGATCATTGGGATCAGTTCGACAGCTTCCGTCACTATGACGAGTTCACCCGTGACTGGCTGACGGCGGCGCGCCGCGTGCTTAAGGACACCGGTGCGATCTGGGTGATCGGTTCGTATCACAACATTTATCGTGTTGGTAACATGCTCCAGGATATCGGGTATTGGATCCTGAATGATATCGTCTGGCGTAAAACCAACCCGATGCCGAACTTCCGCGGCAAGCGTTTCTGCAACGCGCACGAGACCCTTCTGTGGTGTTCCAAAAGCGAAGAGCAGAAAGCCATCACCTTTAACTACGAAGCGATGAAGCAGCTTAATGAAGGCCTGCAGATGCGCTCTGACTGGTTGATGCCGATCTGCTCTGGCTCGGAACGTCTTAAGGACGACAAGGGTAAAAAGGTCCATCCGACCCAAAAACCCGAAGCATTGCTGCAGCGTGTTCTGATGGCGACCACCCGCCAGGGTGATGTGGTGCTTGATCCGTTCTTTGGCACCGGCACCACCGGTGCAGCTGCACGTCGTCTGGGCCGTCACTTCATCGGTCTGGAACGCGAAGAAAGCTATGCTGAAGCCGCGCGCGAACGTATTTCCAAAGTTCAGATGCTTGATGGCGACAGCCTTGAGCTGACCGAGTCGAAGCGTTCCCTGCCGCGTATCCCGTTTGGTGCGGTGATCGAACGTGGCCTGCTTTCGCCGGGTGACAAGATCTATGACAACCGGGGAAATGTTGCCGCCATGGTGCGTGCTGACGGCTCGATCAGTCATAAGGACAATGCCGGTTCGATCCACCAGATCGGTGCCCATGTTCAGGGCGCACAGGCTTGTAATGGTTGGACTTATTGGCATTACAAGTGCGATGGCCGACTGGTTTCGATCGACAATCTGCGCAGTCAGCTGCGTAAGGAAATGGGTCAGGTCCCCGCCTGA
- a CDS encoding BMP family protein encodes MKSGTFRLSRRAMLSAIAGAAAVVSFGFGAPAEAADPLKVSAIYTVPVEQQWVSRIHKALNAAEERGDISYEFSENVANTDYERVMREYAENGSDLIVGEVFGVERAARKVAADYPETAFLMGSSFAPDGENFSVFDNFIHEPSYLVGMAAGKATKTNKIGMVGGFAIPEVNRLMHAFMAGAKSVNPDVEFMVTFINSWYDPPKAKEAAFAMIDNGADIMYAERFGVSDAAKERGILAVGNVIDTAADYPGTILGSALWHMEATIDHAIEAVKAGEFKAEDYGKFSYMEYGGGSVVLDPALLPDGTVEEVEAKQAEILDGSFTVDVNDEEPKSSM; translated from the coding sequence ATGAAGTCTGGTACTTTCCGCCTATCGCGTCGTGCCATGCTGTCGGCCATCGCTGGCGCAGCCGCCGTCGTATCGTTCGGCTTTGGCGCACCGGCCGAGGCCGCCGATCCGCTCAAGGTTTCGGCAATCTACACCGTTCCGGTCGAACAGCAGTGGGTATCGCGCATTCACAAGGCGCTTAATGCCGCCGAAGAACGCGGCGATATTTCCTATGAATTTTCCGAAAACGTCGCCAACACCGACTATGAGCGCGTCATGCGCGAATATGCCGAAAACGGTTCCGACCTGATCGTGGGTGAAGTATTCGGCGTTGAACGTGCAGCGCGCAAGGTTGCGGCTGATTATCCGGAAACCGCGTTCCTGATGGGGTCAAGCTTTGCACCGGACGGGGAAAACTTCTCGGTCTTTGATAACTTCATCCATGAGCCGAGCTACCTTGTCGGCATGGCGGCTGGCAAGGCGACCAAAACCAACAAGATCGGCATGGTTGGCGGTTTTGCCATCCCGGAAGTGAACCGTCTGATGCATGCCTTCATGGCGGGTGCCAAATCTGTCAATCCGGATGTCGAGTTCATGGTGACCTTCATCAACAGCTGGTATGACCCGCCCAAGGCCAAAGAAGCAGCCTTTGCCATGATCGATAATGGCGCGGACATCATGTATGCCGAACGCTTTGGCGTTTCCGATGCCGCCAAGGAACGCGGCATTCTGGCCGTTGGCAACGTGATCGACACCGCGGCTGATTATCCGGGCACCATCCTGGGTTCGGCACTTTGGCACATGGAAGCCACCATTGACCACGCCATCGAGGCTGTCAAAGCCGGTGAATTCAAGGCCGAAGATTACGGCAAGTTCAGCTACATGGAATATGGCGGCGGTTCTGTCGTTCTCGATCCGGCCCTGCTGCCGGACGGTACGGTTGAAGAAGTCGAAGCCAAACAGGCTGAAATCCTTGATGGGTCCTTCACGGTCGACGTAAACGACGAAGAACCGAAATCATCAATGTAA
- a CDS encoding ABC transporter ATP-binding protein — MSSAAHTSSETSQDLLLSLAGVTKRFGPLVANNAIDLTVHKGEIVALLGENGAGKTTLMNILFGHYVADEGTVTVASRDGNLEQLEPGAPQAALDAGIGMVHQHFTLAENLTGLDNIVLGTEPIFRLRRDRSSARAKLGELMAGSGLNVDLDQPVHKLTVGEKQRVEILKALYRNARLLVLDEPTAVLTPQEADSLFTILRKLAATGLAVIIIAHKLAEVLAVSHRIAVLRGGAKVGEMKTSEANHKSIAELMVGREVPASRRTPRAPGKPVITLADVTIDRGDSRRSLHGVNVTAREGEILGIAGVSGNGQAALAQLIAGLDKPDSGTVEIFGEKVTKFDAHTFAQNGIARIPEDRHHDGMVGSMTVTENIAIEDVRSAEYQKFGFLDFDAIRKRAEHAINDYDVRCPGPDAPARLLSGGNIQKLILARVLEKSPRLILANQPSRGLDVGAQSEVHRRLLEARQGGAAVILISEDLDELLTISDQIAVIHAGHITPAMPTDSIDRSELGLMMAGQKAAPHAPDAPPATTTTNPGETA, encoded by the coding sequence ATGTCATCTGCTGCGCACACATCATCCGAAACGTCGCAAGACCTGCTGCTGTCGCTGGCAGGTGTCACCAAAAGATTTGGCCCACTCGTTGCCAATAACGCCATCGACCTGACCGTTCACAAGGGCGAAATCGTCGCCCTGCTTGGTGAAAACGGTGCGGGTAAAACCACACTAATGAATATTCTGTTCGGTCACTATGTCGCAGACGAAGGCACCGTTACGGTTGCCAGTCGCGATGGTAACCTTGAGCAGCTTGAACCGGGCGCCCCGCAGGCAGCCCTTGATGCCGGGATCGGCATGGTTCACCAGCATTTCACATTGGCCGAAAACCTGACCGGTCTTGATAACATCGTCCTTGGGACCGAACCGATTTTCAGGCTCCGTCGTGATCGCAGCAGCGCACGCGCAAAGCTTGGTGAACTGATGGCCGGATCGGGGCTTAACGTCGATCTCGATCAGCCGGTGCACAAATTGACCGTTGGCGAAAAGCAGCGCGTGGAAATCCTCAAGGCGCTTTACCGCAATGCGCGGCTTTTGGTTCTTGATGAACCCACCGCGGTTCTGACCCCGCAGGAAGCCGACAGCCTGTTTACCATCCTGCGCAAGCTTGCCGCAACCGGCCTTGCGGTCATCATCATCGCCCACAAACTGGCCGAGGTTCTTGCTGTTTCGCACCGGATTGCCGTCCTGCGCGGCGGGGCCAAGGTTGGCGAAATGAAAACCAGCGAAGCGAACCACAAATCCATCGCCGAACTGATGGTCGGTCGCGAAGTTCCCGCCAGCCGCCGTACACCGCGCGCGCCCGGAAAGCCCGTTATCACACTTGCCGATGTGACGATTGATCGAGGTGATTCCCGCCGGTCCTTGCATGGGGTGAATGTCACCGCGCGCGAAGGCGAAATTCTTGGCATTGCCGGGGTATCGGGCAATGGACAGGCGGCGCTGGCGCAACTGATCGCCGGGCTTGATAAACCAGATAGCGGCACAGTCGAAATATTTGGCGAAAAAGTCACCAAGTTTGACGCCCACACCTTCGCGCAGAACGGCATCGCACGCATCCCCGAAGACCGCCATCACGATGGCATGGTCGGATCGATGACGGTAACCGAAAACATCGCAATCGAGGATGTTCGAAGCGCGGAATACCAGAAATTCGGCTTCCTTGATTTCGATGCCATCCGCAAACGTGCCGAACACGCGATTAACGATTATGACGTGCGTTGCCCCGGCCCGGATGCCCCGGCGCGCCTTTTATCAGGTGGGAATATTCAGAAACTGATCCTCGCGCGTGTCTTGGAAAAATCACCCAGGCTGATCTTGGCCAATCAGCCGTCGCGCGGCCTTGATGTCGGTGCGCAATCCGAAGTCCATCGCCGCTTGCTGGAAGCCCGTCAGGGTGGGGCGGCGGTCATTCTGATTTCCGAAGACCTTGATGAACTTCTGACCATTTCCGATCAGATCGCGGTGATCCATGCCGGGCACATAACCCCCGCCATGCCAACCGATAGCATTGATCGGTCCGAGCTTGGCCTGATGATGGCTGGCCAAAAAGCCGCCCCGCATGCCCCCGATGCCCCTCCTGCCACGACGACCACTAATCCGGGAGAAACGGCATGA